In Halobaculum rubrum, the following are encoded in one genomic region:
- a CDS encoding DUF7332 family protein has product MFALLVSLAGVDDPEAFLADPFPRFALAFDDTLSLPMLSAAPGESPTRPPTSSRGQP; this is encoded by the coding sequence GTGTTTGCCCTCCTCGTGTCGCTTGCGGGCGTCGACGACCCCGAGGCGTTCCTCGCGGACCCGTTCCCGCGGTTCGCGCTCGCGTTCGACGACACGCTCTCGCTGCCGATGCTCTCGGCGGCCCCCGGCGAATCTCCGACGAGACCACCGACGAGCAGTCGAGGGCAGCCGTAA
- a CDS encoding methylglyoxal synthase: MRLALIAHDEQKDTLVEFAREYTEVLAAHDLIATGTTGKRLNEETDLTVERKSSGPLGGDMQIGAEVANGDCHGIVFLRDPLTAQPHEPDISALLRVCDVHDVPLATTPTSATYLIEGIERHEPEQLDQ, encoded by the coding sequence ATGCGCCTCGCGCTCATCGCCCACGACGAACAGAAGGACACCCTCGTCGAGTTCGCCCGGGAGTACACCGAGGTGCTCGCCGCCCACGACCTGATTGCGACTGGGACGACCGGCAAGCGCCTCAACGAGGAGACCGACCTCACCGTCGAGCGGAAGTCTTCCGGCCCGCTCGGCGGCGACATGCAGATCGGCGCGGAGGTCGCCAACGGCGACTGCCACGGGATCGTCTTCCTGCGTGACCCGCTAACGGCCCAGCCGCACGAGCCGGACATCTCCGCGTTGTTACGGGTCTGTGACGTCCACGACGTCCCGCTCGCGACGACCCCCACGAGCGCGACGTACCTCATCGAGGGGATCGAACGCCACGAGCCGGAGCAGCTGGACCAATAG
- a CDS encoding endonuclease III domain-containing protein, whose protein sequence is MSDDEPSENISGGDAGGGSPAAFGAAANPASRAEAVVDALGDLYWRKAYGGQDAFECLVRTILSQNTSDKASQPAHDALMARYGPGGPEWNGDLAASLADAARDELAETISGAGLYNVKSERILALAERVVEEYGGADGFDAFVRDEDPRRIRETLLEMNGVGPKTADCVLLFAGGRGGVFPVDTHVHRISRRMGLAPAGADHEGVREALETGVPAGKCGFGHTAMIQFGREYCTAREPACLEGPEACPLYDRCDRVGIDELAGEAVDPSEAVADE, encoded by the coding sequence ATGAGCGACGACGAGCCGAGCGAGAACATCAGCGGCGGCGACGCCGGCGGCGGCAGCCCGGCCGCGTTCGGGGCGGCGGCGAACCCGGCCTCGCGCGCGGAGGCGGTCGTCGACGCCCTCGGCGACCTGTACTGGCGGAAGGCGTACGGCGGTCAGGACGCCTTCGAGTGTCTCGTCCGGACGATCCTCTCGCAGAACACCAGTGACAAGGCGAGCCAGCCGGCCCACGACGCGCTGATGGCGCGGTACGGGCCGGGCGGACCGGAGTGGAACGGCGATCTCGCGGCGTCACTCGCGGACGCCGCACGGGACGAGCTCGCCGAGACCATCTCCGGGGCGGGTCTGTACAACGTGAAATCCGAGCGGATACTGGCGCTCGCCGAGCGCGTCGTCGAGGAGTACGGCGGCGCCGACGGGTTCGACGCGTTCGTACGGGACGAGGACCCGAGGAGGATCCGCGAGACGCTGCTCGAAATGAACGGCGTCGGCCCCAAGACGGCGGACTGCGTCCTCCTGTTCGCCGGCGGCCGCGGCGGCGTCTTTCCCGTCGACACGCACGTCCACCGCATCTCGCGACGGATGGGGCTGGCTCCCGCCGGGGCCGACCACGAGGGCGTCCGCGAGGCGCTGGAGACGGGGGTGCCGGCCGGGAAGTGCGGCTTCGGCCATACCGCGATGATCCAGTTCGGGCGGGAGTACTGCACCGCCCGCGAGCCGGCGTGTCTGGAGGGACCCGAGGCCTGCCCGCTGTACGATCGCTGCGACCGTGTGGGTATCGACGAACTCGCGGGGGAGGCAGTCGACCCGAGCGAGGCCGTCGCCGACGAGTGA
- a CDS encoding oligosaccharyl transferase, archaeosortase A system-associated: MSRSDSDTTPDGGNATTTVPGLNYSFAGKSATDVLGDLYHIPTLLTIVAFMLWVRLQSYSNFIRDGQVYFNGNDAWYHLREVRYTVANWPATMPFDPWSYYPFGTTQGQFGTLYDQLIATAALIVGLGSPSEALVAKTLLVAPAVFGALVAVPTYLIGKRLGGRLAGLFGAVILMLLPGTFLRRGLVGFADHNIAEPFFQAFAVVALMVALAVAQRDRPIWELVQASEWDELKPTLTWSALAGVAVGLYIWTWPPGVLLLGIFAAYVAFQAVSDYAGDRSPDHVAFVAVVSMVVAALMALLKFEEATFSPTSMSLIQPAFALATAAGAVFLAFLARQLDAREFEDPRLNDHAFAGIVGILGAVGVLLVIFVEAAPFTTIEGNLLRFVGFSAGAQTRTIGEAQPFLQSGLVQYYGGFGVVLAEYGFAFITALAAAVWMLVKPLWKRGTTSDYYYLAGSALVVLFVFVGAPIFNDLTGALGLNPQVAGLALVALIVFGAAARVRYDAEHLFVFVWAAFITAAAFTQVRFNYYLAVVVAGLNAYFLKEILAIIGIDFSADLSMPDVETYQIIAVVLTVLVVLGPVLVVPLTLGNTGQASIDRTNTAVGVGNSTGPGAVTIWDESLQKMNDNTPAEGNLGGAGNADDLDYDGTYQRPADGDHDYPEGAYGVMSWWDYGHWITTRGERIPHANPFQQGATSAANYLLAPSEEEASEVLANIDDDGEAEHMRYVMVDWQMVTVGSKFGAPVVFDDDTNASDYYAPTLRAQQTQQGTRYGVAFRDKKQRYYESMMVRLYMYHGSRADPTVNTLFGERVVVFDYDTVSAEDGTSYKVLPQGENASAIRTFANESAAQQFVEEDGSAQIGGVGSFPRESVSALEHYRLVSTSETSAYASSQYQRTVLQESQSLGLRPSLLQQTQPQWVKTFEKVPGATVEGDGADPNETVTATVEMRVPEGGSGGNASTFTYEQQVTANEDGEFEFTVPYSTAGYDEYGPENGYTNVSVRATGAYTVTGEAESNESAYIVRNQGTFNVSEGAVNGDTDETVTVTLDEEVLREPEGAQNGSETNNTTDGSDNTSSLPAEFDSIEGLDTGTDDGSSGDAGDGTLSGTDAASEAEPSVRAPIRRPVTP; this comes from the coding sequence ATGAGTCGAAGCGATAGCGACACGACCCCGGACGGGGGGAACGCCACCACCACCGTCCCGGGCCTCAACTACTCCTTCGCGGGGAAGTCGGCCACCGACGTCCTGGGTGATCTCTATCACATCCCGACGCTCCTTACGATCGTCGCGTTCATGCTGTGGGTCCGCCTCCAGTCCTACAGCAACTTCATCCGCGACGGGCAGGTATATTTCAACGGAAACGACGCGTGGTACCACCTCCGTGAGGTCCGGTACACCGTCGCGAACTGGCCCGCCACGATGCCGTTCGACCCGTGGTCGTACTACCCGTTCGGCACGACGCAAGGGCAGTTCGGTACCCTCTACGATCAGCTGATCGCCACGGCCGCCCTCATCGTCGGCCTCGGCTCCCCCTCCGAGGCGCTCGTCGCCAAGACGCTCCTCGTTGCGCCCGCGGTCTTCGGCGCGCTCGTCGCAGTCCCCACGTATCTCATCGGGAAGCGCCTCGGCGGCCGACTCGCCGGTCTCTTCGGTGCCGTCATTCTGATGCTCCTCCCCGGGACGTTCCTCCGTCGCGGACTCGTCGGGTTCGCCGACCACAACATCGCGGAGCCGTTCTTCCAGGCGTTCGCCGTCGTCGCACTCATGGTCGCGCTCGCGGTCGCCCAGCGGGACCGCCCCATCTGGGAACTCGTCCAGGCTAGTGAGTGGGACGAACTGAAGCCCACCCTCACCTGGAGCGCGCTCGCGGGCGTCGCGGTCGGCCTCTACATCTGGACGTGGCCGCCGGGCGTCCTCCTGCTGGGCATCTTCGCCGCGTACGTCGCGTTCCAGGCCGTCTCAGACTACGCCGGCGACCGCTCGCCGGACCACGTCGCGTTCGTCGCCGTCGTTTCGATGGTCGTCGCGGCGCTGATGGCGCTCCTCAAGTTCGAGGAGGCGACGTTCTCCCCGACGTCGATGAGCCTCATCCAGCCCGCCTTCGCGCTCGCGACCGCTGCGGGCGCGGTCTTCCTCGCGTTCCTCGCGCGCCAACTCGACGCACGCGAGTTTGAGGACCCGCGCCTGAACGACCACGCCTTCGCGGGGATCGTTGGCATACTCGGCGCGGTCGGCGTCCTCCTCGTCATCTTCGTCGAGGCGGCGCCGTTCACGACGATCGAGGGCAACCTCCTCCGGTTCGTCGGCTTCTCCGCGGGCGCGCAGACCCGGACCATCGGCGAGGCCCAACCGTTCCTCCAGTCGGGGCTCGTTCAGTACTACGGCGGCTTCGGCGTCGTGCTCGCCGAGTACGGCTTCGCGTTCATCACCGCCCTCGCGGCGGCGGTGTGGATGCTCGTCAAGCCGCTGTGGAAGCGCGGCACCACGAGCGACTACTACTACCTCGCCGGCTCGGCGCTCGTCGTCCTGTTCGTGTTCGTCGGCGCGCCGATCTTCAACGACCTCACGGGCGCGCTCGGACTCAACCCGCAGGTGGCCGGCCTCGCGCTCGTCGCACTGATCGTGTTTGGCGCGGCCGCACGCGTCCGCTACGACGCCGAACACCTGTTCGTGTTCGTGTGGGCGGCGTTCATCACCGCGGCGGCGTTCACGCAGGTGCGCTTCAACTACTACCTCGCGGTCGTCGTCGCGGGGCTGAACGCCTACTTCCTGAAGGAGATCCTCGCGATCATCGGGATCGACTTCTCGGCGGACCTCTCGATGCCGGACGTCGAGACGTACCAGATCATCGCGGTGGTGCTCACAGTGCTGGTCGTCCTCGGCCCGGTGCTGGTCGTCCCGCTGACGCTCGGCAACACCGGCCAGGCGTCCATCGACCGGACGAACACCGCCGTCGGCGTCGGCAACAGCACCGGCCCGGGTGCGGTGACGATCTGGGACGAGAGCCTGCAGAAGATGAACGACAACACGCCCGCCGAGGGCAACCTCGGCGGCGCCGGCAACGCGGACGACCTCGACTACGACGGCACCTACCAGCGGCCCGCCGACGGCGATCACGACTACCCGGAGGGTGCCTACGGCGTGATGTCGTGGTGGGACTACGGTCACTGGATCACCACGCGCGGCGAGCGCATCCCGCACGCGAACCCGTTCCAGCAGGGCGCCACCTCCGCGGCGAACTACCTCCTCGCGCCCAGCGAGGAGGAGGCAAGCGAGGTGCTCGCGAACATCGACGACGACGGCGAGGCCGAACACATGCGCTACGTCATGGTCGACTGGCAGATGGTCACGGTCGGCTCGAAGTTCGGCGCGCCCGTCGTCTTCGACGACGACACGAACGCCTCGGACTACTACGCGCCGACGCTGCGCGCCCAGCAGACCCAGCAGGGCACTCGCTACGGCGTCGCCTTCCGGGACAAGAAGCAGCGCTACTACGAGAGCATGATGGTGCGGCTGTACATGTACCACGGCAGCCGCGCCGACCCGACGGTGAACACGCTGTTCGGCGAGCGCGTGGTCGTGTTCGACTACGACACCGTCTCCGCCGAGGACGGCACCAGCTACAAGGTGCTGCCGCAGGGCGAGAACGCCTCCGCGATCCGGACGTTCGCCAACGAGAGCGCCGCCCAACAGTTCGTCGAGGAGGACGGCAGCGCCCAGATCGGCGGCGTCGGCTCGTTCCCGCGCGAGAGCGTGTCCGCGCTGGAGCACTACCGGCTCGTGAGCACCTCCGAGACCTCGGCGTACGCCTCCAGCCAGTACCAGCGGACGGTACTGCAGGAGTCGCAGTCGCTGGGGCTGCGCCCGTCGCTGCTGCAGCAGACGCAGCCGCAGTGGGTGAAGACGTTCGAGAAGGTGCCAGGCGCGACCGTCGAGGGCGACGGCGCCGACCCCAACGAGACGGTCACCGCGACCGTCGAGATGCGGGTACCCGAGGGCGGCTCCGGCGGCAACGCCTCGACGTTCACCTACGAGCAGCAGGTGACCGCGAACGAGGACGGCGAGTTCGAGTTCACCGTCCCGTACTCGACGGCCGGCTACGACGAGTACGGCCCCGAGAACGGCTACACCAACGTGAGCGTTCGCGCGACGGGCGCGTACACGGTCACCGGCGAGGCCGAGAGCAACGAGTCGGCGTACATCGTCCGCAACCAGGGGACGTTCAACGTGAGCGAGGGCGCCGTCAACGGCGACACCGACGAGACGGTGACGGTGACCCTCGATGAGGAAGTTCTGCGCGAGCCCGAGGGCGCGCAGAACGGCTCGGAGACGAACAACACGACCGACGGCTCCGACAACACGAGCTCGCTGCCAGCGGAGTTCGACTCGATCGAGGGCCTCGACACGGGGACCGACGACGGGTCGTCCGGCGACGCGGGTGACGGAACGCTGTCGGGAACGGACGCGGCGAGCGAGGCGGAACCGTCGGTCCGTGCCCCGATCCGCCGACCCGTCACGCCGTAG
- a CDS encoding DUF368 domain-containing protein — MGTADAVPGVSGGTIALITGIYDRLIAAITAASPSLARRVLEGLLGDREELRAVWTDIDGTFLLALGAGIATAILTVTRVLHVTLETVPVLTYGFFFGLIGASAVVLRGEFRVDTAGRAAAAVAGVALAFVASGRASAALGETALATFLAGAVAVSAMILPGISGSLLLVILGQYDRMTEALSVFVDALLALATGGPTATVVETGVPVVAFLAGGVVGLLTVAHAVRAALAARREATLAFLIGLIVGALRAPVARVGEEVAAWTAAVGGEFVVAAAVGALLVVGIDRLAGGVDLD, encoded by the coding sequence ATGGGGACCGCCGACGCCGTCCCCGGCGTCTCCGGCGGGACCATCGCGCTGATCACCGGGATCTACGACCGCCTCATCGCCGCGATCACGGCCGCCTCGCCGTCGCTCGCGCGCCGGGTGCTCGAGGGGCTGCTCGGCGACCGCGAGGAGCTGCGAGCAGTCTGGACCGACATCGACGGAACGTTCCTGCTCGCGCTCGGCGCCGGGATCGCCACCGCGATCCTCACCGTCACCCGAGTGTTACACGTCACGCTGGAGACGGTCCCCGTGCTCACGTACGGGTTCTTCTTCGGGCTCATCGGCGCGTCGGCGGTCGTGCTCAGGGGCGAGTTCCGCGTCGACACCGCCGGCCGGGCCGCCGCGGCCGTCGCGGGTGTGGCGCTCGCGTTCGTCGCCTCCGGGCGGGCCTCGGCCGCGCTCGGCGAGACCGCGCTCGCGACGTTCCTCGCGGGGGCGGTCGCGGTGAGCGCGATGATCCTCCCCGGGATCTCGGGGTCGCTCCTGCTGGTCATCCTCGGGCAGTACGACCGGATGACCGAGGCGCTGTCCGTGTTCGTCGACGCGCTGTTGGCGCTCGCGACCGGCGGGCCGACGGCGACGGTCGTCGAGACCGGCGTCCCGGTCGTCGCGTTCCTCGCGGGCGGCGTCGTCGGACTGTTGACCGTCGCCCACGCGGTGCGGGCGGCGCTTGCGGCCCGACGCGAGGCGACGCTCGCGTTTCTCATCGGTCTCATCGTGGGCGCGCTCCGGGCGCCGGTCGCCCGCGTCGGCGAGGAAGTGGCCGCGTGGACCGCCGCGGTCGGCGGCGAGTTCGTCGTCGCGGCCGCGGTCGGCGCGCTGCTGGTCGTCGGAATCGACCGCCTCGCCGGCGGCGTCGACCTGGACTGA
- a CDS encoding DUF371 domain-containing protein, translated as MSDEATSATDAEGGADPVREVTVRASGHEHVSAEHASTFEVTGDDWLTPAGDCILAVEADTTPADVPRSFVEACRSREATITAEFRAADATETVTGYGHPDLTYEGDRSMVGRTSDYVDERTIMIGADKAAAGFDRRLVTALERGAPLTVTLRVDP; from the coding sequence ATGAGCGACGAGGCGACGAGTGCAACCGACGCGGAGGGGGGCGCGGACCCCGTTCGAGAGGTGACCGTCCGGGCGTCGGGCCACGAACACGTCAGCGCCGAACACGCGAGTACCTTCGAGGTGACGGGCGACGACTGGCTCACGCCCGCGGGCGACTGCATCCTGGCGGTGGAGGCGGACACGACCCCCGCGGACGTGCCGCGGTCGTTCGTCGAGGCGTGTCGCTCGCGCGAGGCGACGATCACCGCGGAGTTTCGCGCCGCCGACGCGACGGAAACCGTGACGGGTTACGGCCATCCCGACCTCACCTACGAGGGCGACCGGAGCATGGTCGGCCGGACGAGCGACTACGTCGACGAGCGGACGATCATGATCGGGGCCGACAAGGCCGCCGCGGGGTTCGACCGTCGACTCGTGACGGCACTGGAGCGGGGCGCGCCGCTGACGGTGACGCTGCGGGTCGACCCGTAG